Proteins encoded within one genomic window of Setaria italica strain Yugu1 chromosome IV, Setaria_italica_v2.0, whole genome shotgun sequence:
- the LOC101779462 gene encoding nuclear speckle RNA-binding protein A — protein MADAYWRYAAADPRQQQQQPPSAAAGAGAHPGMGGAPQMAAAGGQQPMKRPRPTDFSDGPGAPDMTGYYPRDEERAGYRAARDTEALNASYERFLRTGQIQSYGAGPAGEPIRPAVGGNAGYPVDERSMMAARGMDSRNIGGYGGGMPEPPLPPDASNTLYIEGIPTGCTRREVSHIFRPFVGFREVRLVNKEPKHPGGDPIVLCFVDFAEATQAAIAMDALQGYKFDEHDRNSSNLRLQFARFTGPRGNSGPGGPRGRR, from the exons ATGGCCGACGCGTACTGGAGGTACGCGGCCGCCGAcccgcggcagcagcagcagcagccccccTCCGCCGCGGCAGGCGCGGGGGCGCACCCGGGCATGGGCGGCGCCCCGCagatggccgccgccgggggccaGCAGCCCATGAAGCGCCCCCGCCCCACCGACTTCTCAG ATGGACCTGGTGCACCTGACATGACCGGCTATTATCCTCGTGATGAAGAAAGGGCAGGGTATCGTGCTGCTAGAGATACCGAGGCTCTTAATGCGTCCTACGAACGTTTTCTGCGTACTGGG CAAATTCAATCCTATGGTGCTGGACCTGCTGGAGAACCTATTAGGCCTGCTGTTGGAGGCAATGCTGGCTACCCTGTTGATGAGCGTTCAATGATGGCTGCTAGGGGTATGGATAGCAGAAATATTGGTGGTTATGGTGGTGGAATGCCAGAGCCACCCCTTCCACCTGATGCCTCAAACACCTTATACATTGAAGGCATACCTACTGGCTGTACACGTCGAGAAGTTTCAC ATATCTTCCGACCGTTTGTTGGCTTCCGTGAAGTTAGGCTTGTAAACAAAGAACCGAAACAT CCTGGTGGTGACCCTATTGTCCTCTGTTTTGTTGATTTTGCTGAAGCTACTCAAGCTGCTATTGCCATGGATGCTTTGCAAG GCTATAAGTTTGATGAGCATGATCGCAATTCATCCAACCTGCGTCTGCAGTTTGCTCGTTTTACGGGTCCAAGGGGGAATTCAGGACCTGGTGGACCTCGTGGTAGGCGATAA